The Juglans regia cultivar Chandler chromosome 2, Walnut 2.0, whole genome shotgun sequence genome includes a window with the following:
- the LOC109011570 gene encoding sugar transport protein 12-like encodes MAGGVIASSDGRDYPGKLTFKVFMTCVVAATGGLIFGYDLGISGGVTSMDSFLEKFFPAVYKKEAAVKPSDDQYCKFDSQTLTLFTSSLYLAALIACIFASTITRHFGRRTTMLWGGILFCVGALVNGFADRIWMLIVGRMLLGFGIGCANQSVPIYVSEMAPYKYRGALNMMFQLAITIGILIANLLNYFFSQIEGGWGWRLSLGGAMVPALIIIIGSFCLPDTPNSLIERNHYDEAKEQLVKIRGISNVDEEFNDLVAASEASKLVKHPWATIFQRKYRPQLTMAICIPFFQQLTGMNVITFYAPVLFKTIGFGSSASLMSAVITGSVNSLATLVSIFSVDRWGRRTLFLQGGAQMFICQVIITIAIAAKFGMTGNPGELPKWYAFGLVFFICIYVAGFAWSWGPLGWLVPSEIFPLEIRSAAQSINVSVNMIFTFAIAQVFTSMLCHLKFGLFIFFAFWVVVMSFFIYKFLPETKGVPIEEMSIVWRNHPYWRKFVDSEEDKSTPSGGPASGDIQMGKRVNNA; translated from the exons GATTTTTGGTTATGATCTTGGAATTTCAG GCGGAGTTACATCCATGGATTCCTTCTTGGAAAAGTTTTTTCCCGCTGTATACAAAAAGGAGGCAGCGGTGAAACCTTCTGATGATCAGTACTGCAAATTCGACAGTCAGACATTGACTCTGTTTACTTCGTCCCTATATCTTGCTGCCTTGATCGCATGCATCTTTGCATCAACCATAACCAGACATTTTGGGAGGCGGACTACGATGCTTTGGGGTGGAATACTTTTTTGTGTTGGTGCGCTTGTCAATGGCTTCGCTGATAGGATCTGGATGCTTATTGTTGGCCGTATGCTACTTGGTTTTGGCATTGGATGTGCAAATCAG TCTGTGCCAATTTACGTCTCTGAGATGGCTCCATATAAATACCGAGGTGCTCTCAACATGATGTTCCAATTGGCAATTACAATTGGCATCCTCATTGCCAATCTTCTGAACTACTTCTTCTCTCAGATTGAGGGTGGTTGGGGATGGCGCTTGAGCTTGGGTGGTGCCATGGTCCCTGCTTTAATTATCATTATAGGTTCGTTTTGTCTTCCCGACACTCCAAACTCTCTGATAGAGCGTAACCATTACGACGAGGCCAAGGAACAACTTGTGAAGATCCGAGGTATTTCCAACGTAGACGAGGAATTCAATGATCTTGTGGCGGCCAGCGAAGCCTCTAAATTAGTAAAACATCCTTGGGCTACCATTTTCCAAAGGAAGTACAGGCCTCAACTCACAATGGCCATTTGCATTCCCTTCTTCCAGCAGCTCACTGGCATGAACGTGATCACCTTTTATGCTCCTGTTTTGTTCAAAACCATTGGTTTCGGAAGCAGTGCTTCGCTCATGTCTGCTGTGATTACCGGTAGTGTTAATTCTCTCGCAACCCTGGTTTCAATTTTTAGTGTTGATAGGTGGGGAAGAAGGACCCTTTTCCTTCAGGGTGGCGCTCAAATGTTCATATGTCag GTTATAATTACAATAGCAATTGCTGCTAAATTTGGAATGACTGGAAACCCGGGTGAATTGCCGAAGTGGTATGCTTTTGGATTGGTGTTCTTCATCTGCATTTACGTTGCTGGATTTGCATGGTCATGGGGTCCTCTAGGGTGGTTGGTTCCCAGTGAAATCTTCCCACTGGAAATCAGGTCTGCTGCTCAGAGTATCAATGTCTCCGTGAACATGATCTTCACCTTTGCCATTGCACAAGTCTTCACCTCAATGTTGTGCCATCTGAAGTTTGGGCTGTTCATCTTCTTTGCATTCTGGGTAGTGGTAATGAGTTTCTTCATTTACAAGTTCCTGCCGGAGACTAAGGGTGTCCCCATTGAAGAAATGTCAATTGTGTGGCGAAATCACCCTTACTGGCGCAAGTTTGTTGATTCTGAAGAAGACAAGAGTACTCCTTCGGGCGGCCCTGCATCAGGAGATATTCAGATGGGCAAAAGGGTCAATAATGCTTGA